Proteins encoded by one window of Arabidopsis thaliana chromosome 2, partial sequence:
- a CDS encoding 2-oxoglutarate (2OG) and Fe(II)-dependent oxygenase superfamily protein (2-oxoglutarate (2OG) and Fe(II)-dependent oxygenase superfamily protein; FUNCTIONS IN: oxidoreductase activity, acting on paired donors, with incorporation or reduction of molecular oxygen, 2-oxoglutarate as one donor, and incorporation of one atom each of oxygen into both donors, oxidoreductase activity; INVOLVED IN: biological_process unknown; LOCATED IN: cellular_component unknown; EXPRESSED IN: sperm cell; CONTAINS InterPro DOMAIN/s: Oxoglutarate/iron-dependent oxygenase (InterPro:IPR005123); BEST Arabidopsis thaliana protein match is: 2-oxoglutarate (2OG) and Fe(II)-dependent oxygenase superfamily protein (TAIR:AT2G36690.1); Has 3743 Blast hits to 3727 proteins in 437 species: Archae - 0; Bacteria - 62; Metazoa - 3; Fungi - 20; Plants - 3620; Viruses - 0; Other Eukaryotes - 38 (source: NCBI BLink).) has translation MVKAIFESLEIDGGDEAAEELEKGSQVVVVNCYPPCPEPELTPSNYGFLTLLLQDDVEGLQILYRDEWVTVDPIPGSFVVKRSSRGILIFIVLVNSTKPRRSVASMQSFPLISVVKPSPKLVDEHNPPQYMDTEFATFLEYVFSREPK, from the exons ATGGTCAAAGCCATCTTCGAAAGTCTTGAAATTGATGGCGGTGATGAGGCGGCGGAGGAGTTGGAAAAGGGAAGTCAAGTAGTGGTGGTGAACTGTTATCCACCGTGTCCGGAGCCAGAGCTGACGCCCTCAAACTACGGCTTCTTgactcttctccttcaagaCGACGTCGAAGGCCTTCAGATTCTATACCGTGACGAGTGGGTCACCGTTGATCCCATTCCTGGCTCTTTTGTCGTCAAGCGATCATCTCGAggtatattaatttttatag TATTGGTGAATTCCACAAAGCCTAGGAGATCAGTGGCGTCGATGCAAAGCTTTCCCTTGATATCCGTCGTGAAGCCATCACCAAAGCTCGTCGATGAACATAATCCACCACAATATATGGACACCGAGTTTGCCACTTTTCTAGAATACGTTTTCTCTCGCGAAcctaaatga